From one Bradyrhizobium sp. Ash2021 genomic stretch:
- a CDS encoding IS66 family transposase, with product MGDGLESLPDDIETLKAALIVARAEAAAARARQSDDQALIAHLKLQIEKLNRDRYGPRSERTARLLDQLELTLEELESSATEDELAAEMAAAKTTKVASFTRKRPSRQPFPEHLPRERVIVPGPVACACCGGAQLSRLGEDITETLEVIPKSWKVIQHVREKFTCRDCEKISQAPAPFHVLARGWAGPSLLAMVLFEKFGQHQPLNRQAERYAKEGVPISLSTLADQVGGCTAALAPLFRRLEAYVLSAERLHGDDTTVPVLAKGKTDTGRIWVYVRDDKPFGGQAPPGAVFYYSRDRAGEHPQAHLANYSGIFQADAYGGYGKLYELGRTPGPILEAACWVHARRPFFVMADLAENARRKAQGKKPAVISPLALETVRRIDALFEIERAINGQSAERRKAVRQELSAPLVADLQAWMRAQRAKLSRGNDVAKAMDYMLKRWSAFTRFLDDGRICLSNNAAERGVRGIALGRKSWLFCGSDRGGERAAVMYSLIVTAKMNDVDPQAWLADVLARIAEHPVQRLDELLPWNWRSAIRNVDQAA from the coding sequence ATGGGTGACGGCCTTGAATCGCTGCCAGACGACATCGAAACGCTGAAAGCGGCATTGATCGTTGCTCGCGCGGAGGCGGCGGCCGCCCGCGCTCGGCAATCCGACGACCAGGCATTGATCGCCCATCTGAAGCTGCAGATCGAGAAACTCAACCGCGACCGCTATGGCCCGCGCTCGGAGCGTACCGCGCGGCTATTGGATCAGCTCGAACTGACGCTGGAGGAGCTGGAGAGTTCGGCGACGGAGGACGAACTCGCAGCCGAAATGGCCGCGGCCAAAACCACGAAGGTGGCGTCGTTCACCCGCAAGCGGCCGTCACGTCAGCCGTTCCCGGAGCATCTGCCTCGCGAGCGGGTGATCGTACCGGGACCTGTGGCGTGTGCCTGCTGTGGCGGCGCGCAGCTGTCCAGGCTCGGCGAGGACATCACCGAGACGCTGGAGGTCATCCCGAAGTCCTGGAAGGTGATCCAGCACGTCCGCGAGAAGTTTACTTGCCGTGATTGCGAGAAGATCAGCCAGGCCCCGGCGCCGTTCCATGTGCTTGCCCGCGGCTGGGCGGGGCCAAGCCTGCTGGCGATGGTGCTGTTCGAGAAGTTTGGTCAACATCAGCCGCTGAACCGGCAAGCAGAGCGCTATGCCAAGGAGGGCGTGCCGATCAGTCTGTCGACCCTGGCCGACCAGGTCGGCGGCTGTACGGCGGCGCTGGCACCGTTGTTCAGGCGCCTCGAGGCCTATGTGCTGAGCGCCGAGCGATTGCACGGGGACGACACCACGGTCCCGGTCCTGGCCAAAGGCAAGACCGATACCGGCCGGATCTGGGTCTATGTGCGCGACGACAAGCCTTTTGGCGGGCAGGCCCCGCCGGGGGCGGTGTTCTATTACTCGCGCGATCGCGCCGGCGAGCATCCCCAGGCTCACTTGGCCAACTACAGTGGAATCTTCCAGGCTGACGCCTACGGCGGCTATGGCAAGCTCTATGAGCTTGGCCGCACGCCTGGGCCTATCCTGGAAGCGGCCTGTTGGGTCCACGCCCGGCGGCCATTCTTCGTGATGGCCGATCTGGCCGAGAACGCGCGTCGCAAGGCTCAGGGCAAGAAGCCGGCAGTGATCTCGCCGCTGGCGCTGGAAACAGTCCGCCGGATCGACGCCCTGTTCGAGATCGAGCGGGCCATTAACGGTCAGAGCGCCGAAAGGCGCAAGGCCGTCCGGCAGGAACTCAGCGCGCCGCTCGTGGCCGATCTGCAAGCCTGGATGCGCGCGCAACGCGCCAAGCTCTCGCGCGGCAACGATGTCGCCAAGGCCATGGACTACATGCTCAAGCGCTGGAGCGCATTTACCCGCTTCCTCGATGACGGCCGCATCTGCCTGTCAAACAATGCGGCCGAGCGTGGCGTGCGCGGCATCGCTTTGGGTCGGAAGTCGTGGTTGTTCTGCGGCTCGGATCGCGGCGGCGAGCGGGCCGCGGTGATGTACAGCCTCATCGTCACCGCCAAGATGAACGACGTCGATCCGCAAGCCTGGCTCGCCGACGTTCTCGCGCGCATCGCCGAGCATCCTGTCCAAAGGCTCGACGAACTGCTGCCATGGAATTGGCGCTCCGCCATCCGCAACGTTGATCAAGCAGCCTGA
- the tnpB gene encoding IS66 family insertion sequence element accessory protein TnpB (TnpB, as the term is used for proteins encoded by IS66 family insertion elements, is considered an accessory protein, since TnpC, encoded by a neighboring gene, is a DDE family transposase.), with translation MIPISSSARIWIATGYTDMRKGMQGLSLLVQENLGRDPFAGDVFVFRGRGGSLIKALWHDGIGLSLYAKRLDRGRFVWPVTVGGVVGLTAAQMSYLLEAIDWRNPQHTWRPQSAG, from the coding sequence ATGATCCCGATCTCTTCGAGCGCACGCATCTGGATTGCGACCGGCTACACTGACATGCGCAAGGGCATGCAGGGTTTGTCATTATTGGTGCAGGAAAACCTTGGTCGTGATCCGTTCGCCGGAGATGTCTTCGTGTTCCGCGGACGCGGCGGTTCGCTGATCAAGGCCTTGTGGCACGATGGAATTGGATTGTCGCTCTACGCCAAGCGGTTGGACCGTGGCCGTTTTGTCTGGCCGGTGACGGTGGGCGGTGTGGTGGGGCTGACCGCGGCGCAGATGAGTTATCTGCTGGAGGCGATCGACTGGCGCAACCCGCAGCACACGTGGCGGCCACAGAGCGCAGGATAG
- a CDS encoding transposase → MDSHKRSTQLERLEVVETGRRRRWSDDEKLRIVTESFQAPRAISSTARRHGISRSLLMTWRRSFGPEPISPQSEQSGFARVVLAAEVDPAVAATPTSGQMVIVVGRDRRVIVDAGVDAAALARVLQVLERR, encoded by the coding sequence ATGGACAGCCATAAGCGCAGTACTCAGCTTGAACGGCTTGAGGTGGTCGAGACTGGTCGCCGGCGGCGCTGGTCGGATGACGAGAAGCTGCGGATCGTCACCGAGAGCTTTCAAGCGCCGCGCGCGATATCGTCGACGGCGAGACGCCATGGCATATCGCGTTCGTTGCTGATGACATGGCGGCGCTCGTTCGGTCCCGAGCCGATCAGCCCTCAAAGCGAGCAATCCGGCTTTGCGCGGGTCGTCCTTGCCGCTGAGGTCGATCCGGCGGTTGCTGCCACGCCGACGAGCGGGCAGATGGTGATCGTCGTTGGCAGGGATCGTCGGGTGATTGTCGATGCCGGCGTCGATGCGGCCGCCCTGGCGCGGGTGCTGCAGGTTTTGGAGCGTCGATGA
- a CDS encoding class I SAM-dependent methyltransferase produces the protein MADENKWHFRHNNTESHMAFLREWGPRMAKWADDLRFPKGSVHLDLGAGEGILSYLVARRGYHSIAVELSATILHSATLFRAGLDRESPNGDSTMRLWIANIYDLPLETASVDFVTIKQVIHHLEDVDGLMNEVSRVLKPDGVAYILWEPFYTSIPVLRQRELKRERARELPMGIHHVYHTYGTYKRIFDRWLVSPKIETEYEIKKPRHYLTRNRFTRGIISASGHAKPHQQSTRGAREQIQIEPQDFLCEELLDHGLKTTLCRKSYLDSLART, from the coding sequence ATGGCCGACGAGAACAAGTGGCACTTCCGCCACAATAACACTGAGAGCCATATGGCCTTTCTCAGGGAGTGGGGCCCCCGGATGGCCAAGTGGGCCGATGACTTACGCTTTCCGAAGGGAAGCGTTCATCTCGATTTGGGCGCCGGAGAAGGCATACTGAGTTACCTCGTCGCGCGCCGTGGATACCACTCCATTGCCGTAGAGTTGTCTGCGACGATTCTTCACAGCGCGACCCTGTTCCGGGCTGGGCTTGATCGCGAGAGTCCGAACGGCGACTCTACAATGCGTCTTTGGATCGCGAATATTTATGATTTGCCTCTTGAGACCGCTAGCGTTGATTTTGTGACCATCAAGCAAGTCATCCACCACTTGGAAGATGTCGATGGCTTGATGAATGAGGTCTCACGCGTATTAAAGCCAGATGGAGTGGCCTATATTCTTTGGGAGCCCTTTTACACGAGTATTCCAGTTCTTCGGCAGCGCGAGCTTAAACGAGAGAGAGCTCGTGAGTTGCCGATGGGAATCCACCACGTATATCACACTTATGGAACTTATAAGCGCATATTTGATCGGTGGCTCGTTTCGCCAAAGATTGAGACGGAATATGAGATCAAAAAGCCGCGACACTATCTGACACGGAACCGCTTCACGCGCGGAATAATTTCGGCTTCTGGACATGCAAAGCCGCACCAACAATCCACTCGCGGCGCACGTGAGCAAATCCAAATTGAGCCGCAAGATTTTCTGTGCGAGGAATTGCTTGATCACGGTCTCAAGACCACCCTTTGTCGCAAGAGCTACCTGGACAGCCTTGCACGCACTTGA
- a CDS encoding O-antigen ligase, which yields MRYLTHSDRNRQISAALYSKITELLFVGLLLVFIYPFFIAISGIDPTLPLEDQSQVKTVYYLRLALPLLCLAITSMYRGFGLLLSLPRAITIYLLLCLISTIWSVNPYDTFKYTSLLFLYVLAVAAICHVLNMEVVCKIIVKVLAFLILASVVMALAFPNYGTHQVVDAFEGIHAGHWRGVFVHKNHLGAAAAIGLFTFMFFRRLMDASFGFRLTCIIAAIACLIFAQSAGALIAICVMLVYYWVIRTVPASANLLLLVIFGVSALAYTAFIFFGADLVAVVGRDVTLTGRTDIWPIVLDAIWQKPLLGFGYYAATQDFVGPILDASVGVRYSHNGYLDVLLGTGIVGLVSLLFCFFSVLVAGIGRVKTSAGSEAECFMLLLTFLILGLFYSFFEETIASNEGTLGALTFLSLTAIPLYLRVDRGNCQRPRSIDT from the coding sequence ATGCGATATCTGACTCATTCCGATAGAAACCGGCAGATATCCGCGGCTCTCTACTCGAAGATCACAGAGCTGCTGTTTGTCGGTCTACTGCTGGTCTTTATATATCCGTTTTTCATTGCAATTTCCGGGATCGATCCGACACTTCCTCTCGAAGACCAATCTCAAGTTAAAACAGTATACTATTTGCGGTTGGCGCTTCCGCTTTTGTGCCTTGCAATTACCTCTATGTATCGTGGTTTTGGATTATTGCTCTCTCTTCCCAGAGCCATCACGATATATCTTTTGCTTTGCCTTATATCGACTATATGGTCTGTAAACCCATATGACACATTTAAGTACACCTCATTGTTGTTTCTATACGTTCTTGCTGTCGCGGCTATCTGTCATGTTTTGAATATGGAGGTGGTCTGCAAAATCATCGTTAAGGTATTGGCGTTTTTGATTCTCGCGAGCGTGGTGATGGCGCTCGCCTTTCCGAATTATGGCACACACCAAGTGGTTGATGCCTTCGAAGGTATTCATGCCGGCCACTGGCGCGGAGTATTCGTCCACAAAAATCATTTGGGCGCTGCCGCGGCTATAGGCCTTTTCACCTTCATGTTTTTTCGGCGGCTCATGGATGCGTCCTTTGGCTTCCGCTTGACGTGTATTATTGCGGCGATTGCGTGCCTGATATTCGCCCAGTCGGCCGGCGCGTTGATCGCTATATGCGTTATGTTGGTCTATTACTGGGTGATAAGAACTGTTCCTGCTTCTGCAAATCTCCTGTTGCTGGTTATCTTTGGTGTGAGCGCACTGGCATATACAGCCTTCATTTTTTTCGGTGCGGACCTCGTAGCTGTCGTCGGACGCGACGTGACTTTGACCGGACGCACCGATATTTGGCCCATCGTGCTTGACGCAATTTGGCAGAAGCCCCTCCTTGGGTTCGGTTATTACGCTGCAACGCAAGATTTCGTGGGACCTATTCTCGATGCCTCGGTGGGGGTCCGCTATTCCCACAATGGCTATCTAGACGTCTTGCTTGGGACCGGGATTGTTGGTCTAGTTTCGTTGCTGTTTTGTTTTTTCTCAGTCCTAGTAGCAGGCATTGGCCGCGTGAAGACGTCTGCCGGCTCAGAAGCGGAGTGCTTTATGCTGCTTTTGACTTTTCTCATTTTAGGCCTGTTCTATTCCTTCTTTGAGGAAACAATAGCCTCGAATGAGGGCACGCTCGGCGCGCTGACTTTCTTATCTCTAACCGCGATCCCATTGTATTTGCGAGTCGATCGCGGCAATTGTCAGAGGCCGCGATCGATCGACACATGA
- a CDS encoding glycosyltransferase yields the protein MRVIFVLNGLVSGGAELHTLQLANALATKGDVCMIASLTRNDLTAHLSNNPIQMFNGNRIYDLGTLSSVARLIRAYKPQVIVAIEERPLLFATISRQLAGSNAKLVSILHKAYLQTGKERVFDRLYRHVAARADALIYVSQNQRKLWEDRGFSPHRSIVIQNGVDLRRFSAHSVVEWRDRTRSQLGLAPDDYVIGMCAQFRPEKNHCQLIDAVRVLRNRGYPVKALLVGAGPTQATVAQYARENRLLEHVIFAGYQQDVRPYTSAIDVGVLCSLYEAAPLAVLEMMSMGLPVVACDVGGTAEIVIPGETGYLFPVGDTDSLVSSIEIMSGPLKREAIGQAASKFVAANFGVDRMLDNYRAFLSELLLGQRRCDI from the coding sequence ATGCGTGTCATTTTCGTGCTCAACGGACTTGTCTCAGGAGGCGCCGAGCTCCATACGTTGCAGCTTGCCAATGCGCTGGCAACCAAAGGTGACGTTTGCATGATAGCGAGCCTCACCCGCAACGATTTGACGGCGCATCTCAGCAATAACCCCATACAAATGTTCAATGGAAACCGGATTTACGATCTTGGCACGCTATCGAGCGTCGCAAGGCTAATCCGCGCCTACAAACCCCAGGTAATCGTCGCGATAGAAGAAAGGCCACTGCTGTTCGCAACCATTTCCCGGCAACTGGCCGGGTCAAATGCCAAACTCGTATCAATACTTCATAAAGCGTACCTGCAGACCGGCAAGGAGCGCGTCTTCGATCGCCTTTACCGCCATGTCGCCGCCCGCGCGGACGCACTGATCTACGTTTCCCAGAACCAGCGCAAGCTATGGGAAGATCGCGGGTTTTCGCCTCACCGTTCGATCGTCATCCAGAATGGTGTGGACCTGCGTCGCTTTTCCGCTCATTCAGTTGTCGAATGGAGAGATCGAACCCGCTCGCAGTTGGGGCTCGCGCCAGACGATTATGTGATCGGCATGTGCGCTCAATTTCGTCCTGAGAAAAATCATTGTCAGTTGATCGACGCAGTGCGGGTTCTTCGAAATCGAGGCTATCCAGTGAAAGCGCTGCTGGTGGGAGCCGGTCCGACACAAGCGACTGTTGCGCAGTACGCTAGAGAAAATCGACTGCTGGAGCACGTAATCTTTGCTGGATACCAGCAAGACGTTCGACCTTATACAAGTGCGATTGACGTTGGCGTTCTCTGTAGTCTCTACGAAGCAGCCCCACTTGCCGTATTGGAAATGATGTCGATGGGTTTGCCGGTCGTCGCCTGCGACGTTGGTGGCACCGCCGAAATCGTAATCCCTGGGGAGACCGGCTATCTATTTCCGGTCGGAGATACGGACTCCTTGGTAAGCTCTATCGAGATCATGAGCGGCCCCCTTAAGCGAGAAGCGATCGGCCAGGCCGCATCAAAATTCGTCGCCGCGAATTTCGGAGTCGACCGCATGCTCGACAATTACAGGGCGTTCTTGAGCGAACTCTTGTTAGGGCAACGCCGATGCGATATCTGA
- a CDS encoding glycosyltransferase family 4 protein: METIPEKPPVFLFFGRIEAYKGLGFVLEAGRLLALRGFTFRLVIAGTGSALDLYRPQLREMPWVELTDRRIHADEIPQIFRRASAVVLPYTDATQSGVAAMAFGFGRPVIASCVGGLPDVVANEYNGLLVPPKDVGALAEAMARVIVSEELCNQLRVGAMECACSELSWDVIAGETSAVYEDALRAHGHAYAGSSPIRCKV, translated from the coding sequence GTGGAAACAATTCCCGAGAAGCCGCCGGTGTTTTTGTTTTTTGGACGAATCGAGGCCTACAAGGGGCTCGGATTCGTCTTGGAGGCAGGACGATTGCTGGCTTTGAGAGGCTTTACCTTTCGATTGGTGATTGCGGGGACGGGCTCCGCACTCGATCTGTATCGTCCCCAACTCCGCGAAATGCCTTGGGTCGAGTTGACGGATCGTCGTATTCACGCTGACGAAATTCCGCAGATATTCCGGCGAGCGAGTGCCGTTGTGCTTCCGTATACGGATGCCACCCAGAGCGGGGTCGCTGCGATGGCGTTCGGTTTTGGGCGGCCCGTCATCGCCTCCTGCGTCGGTGGATTGCCTGACGTAGTTGCCAATGAGTACAATGGTTTGTTGGTTCCGCCAAAGGACGTGGGTGCGCTGGCGGAAGCAATGGCACGCGTCATTGTGAGCGAGGAGCTATGCAACCAACTTCGCGTTGGCGCGATGGAGTGTGCTTGCAGTGAATTGAGCTGGGACGTCATCGCAGGAGAGACGTCGGCGGTGTACGAGGATGCTCTACGCGCTCATGGTCACGCTTACGCCGGCTCGTCCCCAATTCGCTGCAAGGTCTAG
- a CDS encoding AAA family ATPase, giving the protein MIRKLDLAKNPEFLGQIGIRGSIARLLGWRKPETEATAIRYALESFQRKLSVKRVGLTYIVGVSFESADSEQAALILNTVAETYIAYQMDAKYNSTLRDETWIKNRLNELGSHASAAQKALEDYHKNRKDIASSANTVDAGVARSQSTAETQGELRDLVAAAESSTTALDNFRHVLRHGEAARQQSLPGFEARLVTEALPPLRASSPKGVIVLGIATVAGMLLGIAIGMLRDLSDRGIHTTGQVLRELQIACIAVVPRVKPDGVWRKLTIVFSGPAEKMRMKLASLESPVTSMRNGPVSNAMPSPDGERISKRSLSNRTSTDRARSRSIVRTENPIWTITDAPQSRFTESFLEIKLAIDTMNRSGKRNQVIGITSTQPNEGKSTVAAALALLMAHAGARVILVDCNLRNRSLSAALAPTAAFGILDVMTGAVSVSETTWTDSISELAFLPVGNNSRSIYASAVLTSEKLQKLFQTLREAYTYVIVDLPAVVPFADVRAAAHLLDSFILVVEPGRANIGVIERALKVCSDINELMLGVALNKADTNFPRIEGSCE; this is encoded by the coding sequence GTGATACGGAAACTCGATTTAGCAAAAAATCCTGAATTTCTCGGACAAATTGGTATCCGCGGCTCGATAGCCCGGTTGCTCGGCTGGCGCAAACCGGAAACGGAAGCAACCGCGATACGATATGCGTTGGAATCTTTCCAACGCAAGCTTTCGGTCAAGCGCGTCGGTCTCACATATATCGTCGGGGTTAGCTTCGAGTCCGCCGACTCTGAGCAAGCGGCGCTGATCTTAAACACCGTTGCGGAAACATATATCGCGTATCAAATGGACGCAAAATACAATTCCACTCTCCGAGATGAGACATGGATTAAGAATCGATTGAACGAACTGGGCAGTCACGCGTCAGCTGCCCAAAAAGCATTGGAGGATTACCACAAGAACAGGAAGGATATCGCGAGTTCAGCCAATACTGTCGATGCAGGTGTGGCGCGATCGCAATCGACGGCGGAGACGCAAGGTGAGCTCCGCGACTTGGTAGCCGCTGCGGAATCGTCCACAACCGCACTTGATAATTTTCGCCACGTGCTGCGTCATGGGGAGGCCGCGCGACAGCAATCCTTGCCAGGTTTCGAGGCGCGTCTGGTCACCGAGGCGTTGCCTCCGTTAAGGGCAAGCTCGCCAAAAGGCGTAATCGTGCTTGGAATAGCGACCGTTGCGGGGATGCTTCTTGGCATCGCAATCGGGATGCTGCGCGATCTGTCAGATCGAGGCATCCATACCACCGGGCAGGTCTTGAGGGAGCTTCAAATAGCCTGCATCGCAGTTGTCCCAAGGGTCAAGCCCGACGGCGTTTGGAGAAAGTTGACAATAGTTTTCTCTGGCCCTGCTGAAAAGATGCGGATGAAGTTGGCGAGCCTCGAAAGCCCGGTTACTTCAATGCGAAATGGTCCAGTGTCCAATGCCATGCCATCACCAGATGGCGAACGCATATCTAAGCGTTCTTTATCCAACCGCACGTCAACGGACCGTGCAAGATCGCGAAGCATCGTACGAACAGAGAATCCGATCTGGACTATTACTGATGCACCACAGTCCCGATTTACCGAGTCGTTTCTCGAGATCAAACTGGCCATCGATACGATGAACCGTAGCGGCAAGCGAAACCAGGTTATTGGGATTACCTCGACGCAGCCCAATGAGGGAAAGTCCACCGTTGCAGCGGCCTTGGCGTTACTCATGGCACATGCTGGGGCTCGAGTAATTCTGGTAGACTGCAATCTGCGAAATCGATCACTCTCAGCCGCATTAGCTCCGACTGCCGCGTTTGGCATTTTAGATGTCATGACAGGGGCGGTTTCAGTATCTGAAACAACTTGGACCGATTCAATATCAGAATTGGCTTTTCTACCAGTTGGCAATAACTCCCGATCAATTTACGCGAGCGCCGTTCTGACCTCCGAGAAACTCCAGAAACTATTTCAGACTCTTCGTGAGGCCTACACATATGTCATTGTCGATCTGCCAGCCGTGGTGCCGTTTGCAGATGTTCGCGCCGCGGCGCATTTATTGGATTCGTTCATCCTTGTTGTCGAACCGGGGCGCGCAAACATCGGTGTCATCGAGCGTGCGCTTAAAGTCTGTAGCGACATAAACGAACTTATGCTCGGGGTCGCGCTGAACAAGGCAGATACGAATTTCCCGCGGATCGAGGGGAGCTGCGAGTGA